The Microbulbifer hydrolyticus genome has a segment encoding these proteins:
- the glyA gene encoding serine hydroxymethyltransferase gives MFDKSVTLSSYDPDVWSAIQDEDRRQEEHIELIASENYTSPMVMEAQGTTLTNKYAEGYPGKRYYGGCEYVDKVEALAIERAKKLFGADYANVQPHSGSQANAAVYQALCAPGDTVLGMSLAHGGHLTHGAKVNFSGKIYNAVQYGLNPETGEVDYEEVERLALEHKPKMIVAGFSAYSRIMDWAKFREIADKVGAYLMVDMAHVAGLVAAGEYPNPVPHADVVTSTTHKTLRGPRGGIIIAKANEEIEKKLNSAVFPGGQGGPLMHVIAAKAVSFKEAMTPEYKAYQKKVVENARAMAETFLDRGINIVSGGTDDHLMLVDLIGKEYTGKDADEALGNANITVNKNAVPNDPRSPFITSGLRVGTPAITTRGFGVEETKQLTNWICDVLDALEKGNADATVAEVKAKVLEICAKFPVYKS, from the coding sequence ATGTTTGATAAATCAGTCACCCTTTCTTCATACGACCCGGATGTGTGGTCCGCCATTCAGGACGAAGACCGCCGCCAGGAAGAGCACATCGAGCTGATCGCCTCGGAAAACTACACCAGCCCGATGGTGATGGAAGCGCAGGGCACCACCCTCACCAACAAATACGCCGAAGGCTACCCGGGCAAGCGTTACTACGGCGGTTGTGAGTACGTCGACAAGGTAGAAGCCCTGGCTATCGAGCGCGCCAAGAAACTGTTTGGCGCCGACTACGCCAATGTCCAGCCGCACTCCGGTTCCCAGGCCAACGCAGCCGTTTATCAGGCCCTGTGTGCCCCGGGCGACACCGTGCTGGGCATGAGCCTGGCTCACGGCGGCCACCTCACCCACGGTGCCAAGGTCAATTTCTCCGGCAAAATCTACAACGCGGTGCAGTATGGCCTGAACCCCGAAACCGGCGAAGTGGACTACGAGGAAGTCGAGCGTCTGGCGCTGGAGCACAAGCCGAAGATGATCGTTGCCGGTTTCTCCGCCTACAGCCGGATCATGGACTGGGCCAAGTTCCGCGAAATCGCCGACAAAGTGGGCGCCTACCTGATGGTCGACATGGCGCATGTGGCAGGCCTGGTAGCGGCGGGCGAATACCCGAACCCGGTACCTCATGCTGACGTGGTGACCTCAACTACCCACAAGACCCTGCGCGGTCCCCGTGGCGGTATCATCATTGCCAAGGCCAATGAAGAGATCGAGAAGAAGCTGAACAGCGCGGTATTCCCGGGTGGTCAGGGCGGCCCGCTGATGCACGTGATCGCGGCCAAGGCGGTTTCTTTCAAGGAAGCGATGACCCCGGAATACAAGGCCTACCAGAAGAAAGTGGTCGAGAACGCCCGCGCCATGGCCGAGACCTTCCTCGATCGCGGCATCAACATTGTCTCCGGCGGTACCGACGACCACCTGATGCTGGTGGACCTGATCGGCAAGGAATACACCGGTAAAGACGCTGACGAAGCCCTGGGCAACGCCAATATTACCGTGAACAAGAATGCCGTCCCCAACGACCCGCGTTCCCCGTTCATCACCAGTGGCCTGCGCGTCGGTACTCCGGCGATCACCACCCGCGGTTTCGGAGTGGAAGAGACCAAGCAGCTCACCAACTGGATTTGCGATGTGCTGGATGCACTGGAAAAGGGCAATGCAGATGCCACTGTCGCTGAGGTTAAGGCGAAGGTGCTCGAAATTTGCGCTAAATTCCCGGTCTACAAAAGCTAA
- a CDS encoding extracellular solute-binding protein yields the protein MRPIAIVWVTLTAFFGLSLGTVSAQAEELHFANWSESIAEDTIADFEAATGIKVHYFEFDDIEELEEVWLKEGRRFDIIVPGSDNIPKYIAAGQLQKLDRNRIDNWSQNDPKFMQRLALFDPQNEYAIPYLWGTVGIGYNVQAVEKAFGGALPEDSWNLLFDPENLGKLDHCNATLMRSPEEIFDVALKYLGKDPNSMSTAHQYMVANLLSKVRLHITDFDSGEYVEDLASGKRCIAHAWSGDVLVAQQMAKEAGNTFDIRYIMPREGFPLWIDVVSMPANAQNTDAAYQFLNYLMQPSVIANISNETQYANANMAAQELVAPELLNNPIVYPGPDEIERTWIPAATKSQVLALRHKLWQRIIEREGL from the coding sequence ATGCGTCCAATAGCCATCGTATGGGTCACTCTGACCGCCTTTTTCGGACTTAGTCTCGGCACCGTGAGCGCTCAGGCGGAAGAGTTGCATTTCGCCAACTGGTCTGAATCCATCGCCGAAGACACCATCGCCGATTTCGAGGCTGCCACCGGTATCAAGGTGCACTATTTCGAATTCGACGATATCGAGGAACTGGAAGAGGTTTGGCTGAAAGAGGGCCGCCGCTTCGACATCATCGTTCCCGGCTCCGACAACATTCCCAAGTACATCGCCGCTGGCCAGCTGCAGAAACTGGACCGCAACCGCATCGACAACTGGTCCCAGAACGATCCGAAGTTCATGCAGCGTCTGGCGCTGTTCGATCCGCAAAATGAATACGCCATTCCCTACCTTTGGGGTACCGTCGGTATCGGTTACAACGTACAGGCGGTGGAAAAGGCGTTTGGCGGGGCCCTGCCGGAAGACAGCTGGAACCTTTTGTTCGATCCGGAAAACCTTGGCAAACTCGACCACTGTAACGCTACCCTGATGCGTTCTCCGGAAGAGATTTTCGACGTTGCCCTCAAGTACCTGGGCAAAGATCCCAACTCAATGAGTACCGCGCACCAGTACATGGTTGCGAACCTGCTCTCCAAGGTGCGCCTGCACATCACCGACTTCGACTCCGGTGAATACGTCGAAGACCTGGCCAGCGGCAAGCGCTGCATCGCCCATGCCTGGAGCGGCGATGTCCTCGTGGCGCAGCAGATGGCGAAAGAGGCCGGTAACACCTTCGATATTCGCTACATCATGCCGAGAGAGGGCTTCCCCCTGTGGATCGACGTTGTCTCCATGCCGGCCAATGCGCAGAACACGGATGCGGCCTATCAGTTCCTCAATTACCTGATGCAGCCCAGTGTCATTGCCAATATCAGTAATGAAACCCAGTACGCCAACGCCAATATGGCGGCCCAGGAACTGGTGGCCCCGGAACTTCTGAACAATCCCATCGTTTACCCGGGTCCGGATGAGATCGAGCGCACCTGGATTCCCGCCGCCACCAAAAGTCAGGTGTTGGCACTGCGGCACAAGCTGTGGCAGCGCATCATCGAGCGGGAAGGATTGTAA
- the nrdR gene encoding transcriptional regulator NrdR — MHCPFCSADETKVVDSRLVADGDQVRRRRECLQCHERFTTFETAELVLPRVVKQNGQREPFNEDKLRAGIQRAVEKRPVSTERVEAAVAQIKHALQATGERELPAMHVGELVMEQLRELDQVAYVRFASVYRRFEDVSDFSDEIERLNTRKEKP, encoded by the coding sequence ATGCACTGTCCCTTCTGCAGCGCAGACGAAACCAAAGTTGTCGATTCCCGCCTCGTCGCTGATGGCGATCAGGTGCGTCGTCGACGCGAGTGCCTGCAGTGCCACGAGCGTTTCACCACTTTCGAGACCGCCGAGCTGGTTCTGCCGCGGGTGGTCAAACAGAACGGCCAGCGCGAACCCTTCAACGAAGACAAGCTCCGCGCCGGTATCCAGCGCGCCGTAGAAAAGCGCCCGGTCAGCACTGAGCGTGTTGAAGCCGCCGTCGCCCAGATCAAGCATGCCCTCCAGGCTACCGGCGAGCGCGAGCTCCCGGCCATGCATGTTGGCGAGCTGGTGATGGAACAGCTGCGGGAGCTGGATCAGGTCGCTTACGTTCGCTTTGCCTCCGTATACCGCCGTTTCGAAGACGTCTCTGACTTCAGCGACGAAATCGAGCGCCTGAACACCCGCAAGGAGAAGCCATGA
- the ribD gene encoding bifunctional diaminohydroxyphosphoribosylaminopyrimidine deaminase/5-amino-6-(5-phosphoribosylamino)uracil reductase RibD yields MNLSPRELMARAIQLAERGIFTTMPNPRVGCIIADAAGNIVGEGWHKRAGEGHAEVEALRDAGDAARGNIAYVTLEPCSHSGKTGPCADALIAAGVARVVFGMEDPNPSVSGKGLQKLRDAGIEVEGPLLEESCRALNPGFIKRMTLGLPLVRTKSAMSIDGRTAMASGESKWVTGPAARADVQNLRARSCAVITGVDTVRHDNPNMNVRAEEMALPQAQADAAAAKQPLRVIVDSTLRTPAKAFILQGGAPTLVVTTEAADPERRARLEKAGAEVLTLPAGKDGRVHLGELLKELARRECNEVLVESGATLSGEFMYQGHVDEIIVYMAPKILGSSARPLFELPIERMGSMLPITITDMRAVGHDWRITATTDIER; encoded by the coding sequence ATGAACCTCTCTCCCCGGGAGCTGATGGCGCGCGCCATTCAGCTGGCCGAGCGCGGCATTTTCACGACCATGCCCAACCCCCGTGTCGGCTGCATCATTGCCGATGCAGCAGGGAATATTGTCGGCGAGGGCTGGCACAAGCGGGCCGGAGAAGGGCACGCGGAAGTGGAAGCTTTAAGGGATGCGGGCGATGCAGCCAGGGGCAACATTGCCTACGTCACCCTGGAACCCTGCAGTCACAGCGGCAAGACCGGTCCCTGTGCGGACGCCCTGATTGCTGCGGGCGTCGCCAGAGTCGTGTTCGGTATGGAGGACCCCAATCCCAGTGTCAGCGGGAAAGGGTTACAAAAACTGCGCGATGCGGGCATTGAAGTTGAAGGCCCGTTGCTGGAAGAATCCTGCCGTGCATTGAATCCCGGCTTTATCAAGCGTATGACACTCGGTCTGCCGTTGGTGCGGACCAAGTCGGCCATGAGTATCGATGGCCGCACCGCCATGGCCAGTGGTGAGTCCAAGTGGGTCACCGGCCCGGCCGCGCGGGCCGACGTGCAGAACCTGCGCGCGCGCAGCTGTGCCGTGATCACCGGCGTCGACACCGTGCGCCACGACAACCCGAACATGAACGTGCGTGCGGAAGAAATGGCCCTGCCACAGGCGCAGGCGGACGCCGCGGCGGCAAAACAGCCCCTGCGGGTCATCGTCGACAGCACGCTGCGCACCCCGGCAAAGGCCTTTATTTTGCAGGGGGGCGCCCCAACATTGGTGGTCACAACCGAAGCCGCCGATCCCGAGCGCCGCGCGCGCCTGGAGAAGGCTGGTGCCGAGGTGCTGACACTGCCGGCCGGCAAGGATGGCAGGGTACATCTGGGCGAGCTGCTGAAGGAACTCGCCCGCCGCGAATGTAATGAGGTGCTGGTAGAGAGCGGTGCGACCCTCTCGGGGGAATTCATGTATCAGGGCCATGTGGATGAAATCATCGTCTATATGGCGCCCAAGATTTTGGGCTCCAGCGCCAGACCGCTGTTTGAGCTGCCCATCGAGCGCATGGGGTCCATGTTGCCGATCACCATTACCGATATGCGCGCGGTCGGTCACGACTGGCGCATCACTGCAACCACCGATATCGAACGCTAA
- a CDS encoding riboflavin synthase, with product MFTGIIEAVGEITALQPKGGDLRLRVKTGKLDLSDVKLGDSIATNGVCLTVVDLPGDGYWADVSAETLAVATLKDWQLGDKVNLEKALTPQTRLGGHMVSGHVDGIGEVIWRKPTARAEQFRIRAPDDLARYIAHKGSITVDGTSLTVNAVDGAEFELTIVPHTIAETVIGGYRAGSKVNLEVDLIARYLERLLLGDAAAEPKSEGLTMEFLAQNGFYKA from the coding sequence TTGTTTACCGGAATTATTGAAGCCGTTGGTGAGATTACTGCCTTGCAGCCGAAAGGCGGCGACTTGCGGTTGCGGGTAAAGACCGGGAAGTTAGACCTGTCTGACGTAAAACTGGGCGACAGTATCGCAACCAATGGCGTGTGCCTGACGGTGGTCGATCTGCCTGGCGACGGTTACTGGGCCGATGTTTCTGCCGAGACACTTGCGGTAGCGACCCTGAAGGACTGGCAACTGGGCGACAAGGTCAACCTGGAAAAGGCACTGACTCCCCAGACCCGCCTAGGTGGACATATGGTGAGTGGTCATGTGGATGGCATAGGCGAGGTGATTTGGCGTAAGCCCACCGCGCGCGCCGAGCAATTCCGCATCCGCGCCCCCGATGACCTCGCCAGGTACATCGCCCACAAGGGCTCGATTACCGTGGATGGCACCAGCCTGACGGTAAACGCCGTGGATGGTGCCGAGTTCGAACTGACCATCGTGCCCCACACGATTGCGGAAACCGTAATTGGCGGATACCGCGCGGGCAGCAAAGTAAACCTGGAAGTGGACCTGATTGCCCGCTACCTGGAGCGACTACTCTTGGGGGATGCTGCGGCTGAGCCCAAAAGTGAAGGGCTGACCATGGAATTCCTGGCCCAGAACGGGTTTTATAAGGCTTGA
- the ribBA gene encoding bifunctional 3,4-dihydroxy-2-butanone-4-phosphate synthase/GTP cyclohydrolase II: MELNSVEELIDDIRQGKMVILMDDEDRENEGDLVIAAEQVRPEDINFMATHARGLICLTLTSERCEQLDLPLMSRDNGAQFSTNFTVSIEAAEGVTTGISAADRARTIRAAVARNAKPSDIVQPGHIFPIKAQPGGVLSRAGHTEAGCDLARLAGFEPAAAIVEIMNEDGTMARRPDLEKFAKEHNLKIGTIADLINYRALNEKTVECVNKRNVQTEFGEFKLRTYLDKARRERHFAFSLGEFQPEEATLVRVHVASTLRDVFSLRRGDEKFEPWTFRNALKKVAEEGKGVVVVICHNETTDEIEESIDWLISGKQQRPSQDLVYKQVGTGSQILRDLKVRKMRLMSAPFRFSAISGFDLEVEEYLNSEEI, translated from the coding sequence ATGGAACTGAATAGCGTTGAAGAACTGATCGACGACATCCGTCAGGGCAAAATGGTTATCCTGATGGACGACGAGGATCGCGAAAACGAAGGTGACCTCGTGATCGCTGCCGAGCAGGTTCGCCCGGAAGATATCAACTTCATGGCCACGCATGCCCGCGGTCTTATCTGCCTGACGTTGACCAGCGAGCGCTGCGAGCAGCTCGACCTGCCGCTCATGTCCCGTGACAACGGCGCTCAGTTCAGCACCAACTTCACCGTTTCCATTGAAGCCGCCGAAGGCGTCACCACCGGCATCTCTGCCGCCGACCGCGCGCGCACCATTCGCGCCGCCGTCGCCCGCAACGCCAAGCCGTCCGATATCGTACAGCCCGGCCATATCTTCCCGATCAAGGCGCAGCCGGGTGGCGTATTGAGCCGCGCCGGCCACACCGAAGCCGGCTGTGACCTCGCGCGTCTCGCCGGGTTCGAGCCCGCTGCCGCCATCGTTGAAATCATGAACGAAGACGGCACCATGGCCCGCCGCCCGGACCTGGAAAAGTTCGCCAAAGAACACAACCTCAAAATCGGCACCATTGCAGACCTGATCAACTACCGCGCTCTCAACGAAAAAACCGTCGAGTGTGTGAACAAACGCAATGTGCAGACCGAGTTCGGTGAGTTCAAACTGCGCACCTACCTCGACAAGGCCCGCCGCGAACGCCACTTCGCCTTCTCCCTCGGAGAGTTCCAGCCGGAAGAGGCGACCCTGGTGCGCGTTCACGTTGCCAGCACCCTGCGCGATGTGTTCAGCCTGCGCCGTGGCGACGAGAAGTTCGAGCCCTGGACCTTTCGCAACGCGCTGAAGAAAGTTGCTGAAGAGGGCAAAGGCGTCGTGGTTGTGATTTGTCACAACGAAACCACCGACGAGATCGAAGAGAGCATCGACTGGTTGATCAGCGGTAAACAGCAGCGCCCGAGTCAGGACCTGGTGTACAAGCAGGTCGGCACCGGCTCGCAGATCCTGCGCGATCTGAAAGTGCGCAAAATGCGTTTGATGAGCGCGCCGTTCCGATTCAGCGCGATCTCCGGTTTTGATCTCGAAGTGGAAGAGTATTTGAACTCGGAAGAGATTTGA
- the ribE gene encoding 6,7-dimethyl-8-ribityllumazine synthase: MSNIKVIEGDFVGSTGKYALLVSRWNSFVVESLKDGALDTLRRKGIKEEDITIYYAPGAFEFPLAAQKIAESKKFDAVIALGAVIRGGTPHFEYVAGECTKGLAQVSMNTGIPVTFGVLTVDSIEQAIERSGTKAGNKGCEAAETALEMVSLLGKI, from the coding sequence ATGAGCAATATCAAAGTCATCGAAGGGGATTTCGTCGGCAGCACCGGTAAATACGCACTGCTGGTGAGCCGCTGGAACAGTTTCGTTGTGGAAAGCCTGAAAGATGGTGCCCTCGACACCCTGCGTCGCAAGGGGATCAAAGAAGAAGACATCACCATCTACTACGCCCCCGGTGCCTTCGAATTCCCGCTCGCCGCGCAGAAAATTGCCGAAAGCAAAAAGTTCGATGCCGTCATCGCACTGGGTGCCGTCATTCGCGGCGGTACCCCGCACTTTGAATACGTTGCCGGCGAATGTACCAAAGGCCTCGCCCAGGTATCCATGAACACCGGCATCCCTGTGACCTTTGGCGTCCTCACCGTAGACTCCATCGAGCAGGCCATCGAACGCTCCGGCACCAAAGCCGGCAACAAAGGCTGTGAAGCCGCCGAAACCGCCCTCGAAATGGTCTCCCTGCTCGGCAAAATCTGA
- the nusB gene encoding transcription antitermination factor NusB encodes MTVTASARRKARHYAMQALYQWQMTGANLNAIEAEFHADNDMSKTDVAYFRELLHGVTKNLDEIEGAYSQYLDRNVEELDPVSRALLRMSTFEMKNRVDVPYKVVINEAVALAKKFGPTDAFKFINGILDKVAAKERSVEVKADKG; translated from the coding sequence ATGACCGTAACCGCATCCGCCCGCCGCAAGGCCCGCCACTACGCCATGCAGGCGCTGTATCAGTGGCAAATGACCGGCGCCAACCTGAATGCCATCGAAGCCGAGTTTCATGCCGACAACGACATGAGCAAAACCGACGTGGCTTATTTTCGGGAACTGCTCCACGGCGTAACCAAAAACCTCGACGAAATCGAAGGTGCGTACAGCCAGTACCTGGATCGCAACGTGGAAGAGCTGGACCCGGTATCCCGCGCCCTGCTGCGCATGTCCACCTTTGAAATGAAAAATCGTGTTGACGTACCCTACAAGGTCGTCATCAACGAAGCGGTCGCGCTGGCGAAAAAATTCGGCCCTACCGACGCGTTCAAATTTATCAACGGTATCCTCGACAAGGTTGCGGCCAAAGAGCGCAGCGTCGAAGTAAAGGCCGACAAAGGCTGA
- the thiL gene encoding thiamine-phosphate kinase: protein MAGPGEFELIREYFSSRFQTGAQAGGVDSGVVLGIGDDCALLTPPRGKMLATSVDTLVADVHFPASADPYRIASRALRVNLSDLAGMNAEPLWFTLALTLPESNAAWLEPFARGLADTARLYGITLIGGDTTKGPLSITVQVTGSCDRALRRDGASAGDHIFVSNQLGAAAAALPIVLEEYEPSEVQQQQADAAFYFPEPQLELARSIGACASAGLDISDGLLADLAHICEASGLGADLKLDTFPIAELAQSMSADAALETALTGGDDYQLCFTVPAKYLDHLQGLQLPITAVGRMREARGIDCFLGGKPWQPRGTGYRHF, encoded by the coding sequence ATGGCCGGGCCGGGTGAATTTGAGCTGATTCGCGAGTACTTTTCCTCCCGTTTTCAGACCGGAGCCCAAGCTGGCGGTGTGGATAGTGGTGTGGTACTGGGAATCGGCGACGATTGCGCACTGCTCACGCCCCCACGTGGAAAAATGCTCGCCACCAGCGTTGATACCCTGGTGGCGGACGTCCACTTCCCCGCAAGCGCAGACCCCTATCGAATCGCCAGCCGCGCGCTGAGGGTCAACCTTTCCGATCTTGCCGGTATGAACGCCGAACCCCTGTGGTTCACACTCGCGCTCACGCTGCCAGAGAGCAACGCGGCCTGGCTTGAGCCCTTTGCCCGCGGTCTCGCCGATACCGCCCGCCTGTATGGCATTACCCTGATCGGTGGGGACACTACCAAGGGCCCGCTTTCCATCACGGTTCAGGTCACCGGCAGTTGTGACAGGGCACTGCGCCGCGACGGTGCCAGTGCCGGCGATCATATATTCGTATCCAACCAGCTCGGTGCCGCTGCCGCAGCACTGCCCATTGTGCTGGAAGAATATGAGCCCAGTGAGGTACAGCAACAACAGGCGGACGCGGCGTTTTATTTTCCTGAGCCGCAACTCGAGCTCGCCAGAAGCATAGGCGCTTGTGCGAGTGCTGGACTGGATATATCCGACGGATTACTCGCAGACCTCGCACATATTTGCGAAGCGAGCGGACTCGGTGCCGACCTGAAGCTGGATACCTTCCCGATCGCCGAGCTGGCGCAATCCATGAGTGCGGATGCCGCACTGGAAACGGCGTTGACCGGCGGGGACGACTACCAACTGTGTTTTACCGTACCGGCCAAGTATCTCGATCATTTACAGGGGCTGCAGTTACCCATCACCGCCGTCGGCCGCATGCGCGAAGCGCGGGGCATTGACTGCTTTCTGGGCGGGAAACCCTGGCAGCCCCGTGGCACCGGTTACCGGCACTTCTGA
- a CDS encoding phosphatidylglycerophosphatase A — protein sequence MTSSNIPIATPTFGQLLRSPVLLLAFGFGSGLAKKAPGTFGTVAAIPLWYGLQFLSPVAYLAVIAVTFALGCYLCGAASKKLGVHDHGGIVWDEFVGYWLTMFMAPAGWLWALYGFVLFRIFDIAKPQPIGWADRRVHGGLGIMLDDILAGIYAALVLQGTAYLIHML from the coding sequence ATGACCAGTAGCAATATACCCATAGCCACGCCCACATTTGGCCAGCTGCTGCGCAGCCCGGTCCTGTTGCTCGCATTCGGGTTCGGTTCCGGGTTGGCAAAGAAAGCGCCGGGGACATTTGGCACCGTTGCCGCCATACCGCTCTGGTACGGTCTGCAGTTTCTGTCGCCGGTGGCTTACCTCGCGGTGATCGCCGTCACCTTTGCACTGGGTTGTTACCTGTGCGGCGCCGCATCGAAAAAGCTCGGCGTACACGACCACGGTGGTATTGTGTGGGATGAGTTTGTGGGCTATTGGCTCACTATGTTTATGGCCCCTGCGGGCTGGTTGTGGGCCCTCTATGGGTTTGTATTGTTCCGCATATTTGATATCGCCAAGCCCCAGCCGATTGGCTGGGCAGACCGCAGGGTGCATGGTGGCCTGGGAATCATGCTCGACGATATACTGGCGGGAATCTATGCCGCGCTGGTGTTGCAGGGCACGGCCTACCTGATCCACATGCTGTGA
- a CDS encoding retropepsin-like aspartic protease family protein — protein MMLRLLSIFSLLLALSPLASAQDVRLQAIFGTSAMFEIDGRQRLLKSGKTSPEGVTLVSVTSDVALIAIDGREQKLTLAAPVAASYAQADRAEVRLNPDSRGHYSTTAWVNGRRVNVMVDTGASSIAFNYPTAKSLGLDLARARPMTVTTASGVERAYRLQLASVTIGGITVHNVEATVLGSDFPQVTLLGNSFLSRVDMQQQDGLLLLRARN, from the coding sequence ATGATGCTGCGCCTTCTATCCATTTTTTCCCTGCTGCTGGCCCTGTCGCCACTGGCAAGCGCACAGGACGTGCGCCTGCAGGCCATATTCGGCACCAGCGCCATGTTCGAGATCGATGGCAGGCAGCGCCTGCTGAAGTCCGGCAAAACCTCCCCGGAGGGGGTAACGCTGGTTTCGGTTACCAGTGATGTTGCGCTGATAGCTATTGATGGCCGGGAGCAGAAACTGACACTGGCGGCACCGGTAGCCGCCAGTTACGCGCAAGCGGATCGGGCGGAAGTGCGCCTGAATCCAGATAGTCGTGGCCACTACAGCACGACCGCGTGGGTCAATGGCCGGCGGGTAAATGTGATGGTGGATACGGGCGCGAGCAGTATTGCGTTCAACTACCCCACCGCGAAGAGCCTAGGGCTGGATCTGGCGCGCGCGCGGCCAATGACCGTTACCACCGCCAGCGGCGTGGAGCGGGCATACCGGTTGCAACTTGCCAGTGTCACCATCGGTGGAATAACGGTGCACAACGTGGAAGCGACGGTACTGGGCAGCGACTTCCCGCAGGTCACCCTGCTGGGTAACAGTTTTTTGAGTCGCGTAGACATGCAGCAACAGGATGGCCTGTTACTGCTGCGCGCGCGCAATTGA
- the ribA gene encoding GTP cyclohydrolase II, translating into MTIRYVESSKLPTSWGMFEMHGFEEVETGKEHVVLSMGDLDTDAPVLARIHSECLTGDALFSLRCDCGAQLQYALHRIATEGRGAVFYLRQEGRGIGLLNKIRAYHLQDAGADTVEANERLGFGADMRDYSILKPMIDHLGIKSIRLMTNNPRKVKALQDLGVEVTERLPHQSGRNPHNVNYLSTKKGKLGHLFDDEDSSDNG; encoded by the coding sequence TTGACCATTCGTTATGTGGAATCCTCCAAGCTGCCCACATCCTGGGGCATGTTTGAGATGCACGGTTTCGAGGAGGTAGAAACCGGCAAGGAGCATGTGGTGTTGAGCATGGGGGACCTGGATACGGATGCGCCGGTGCTGGCCCGTATTCACTCGGAGTGTCTGACCGGGGATGCACTGTTCTCGCTGCGTTGTGATTGTGGGGCGCAGTTGCAGTATGCGTTGCACCGGATTGCGACGGAGGGGCGCGGAGCGGTGTTTTACCTGCGTCAGGAAGGCCGTGGTATTGGCCTGCTGAACAAGATCCGTGCGTATCACCTGCAGGACGCCGGTGCTGACACGGTCGAAGCAAATGAGCGTCTGGGCTTTGGCGCGGATATGCGGGACTACTCCATCCTGAAGCCGATGATTGATCACCTGGGAATCAAGTCCATCCGACTGATGACCAATAACCCGAGAAAGGTGAAAGCCCTGCAGGATCTTGGCGTGGAAGTTACCGAACGCCTGCCGCACCAGTCAGGCCGCAACCCGCACAATGTGAATTACCTTTCCACCAAGAAGGGCAAGCTGGGGCATCTATTTGACGACGAGGATAGCTCGGATAACGGATAG